Proteins from a single region of Streptococcus mitis:
- a CDS encoding Xaa-Pro dipeptidyl-peptidase: MRFNQFSYFALPRDTIIFELKKYGFDLPVNITNKKMLEAFLIRFFFNYKDSSYPLSSLAVDKETDLLTFFQSDKELTADIFYTVAFQLLGFSYLVDFEDSDVFRKETGFPIVYGDLIENFYQLLNTRTKKGNTLIDQLVSDGLIPEDNDYHYFNGKSLATFSSHDAIREVVYVETRVDTDRKGLPDLVKVSIIRPRYDGKIPAIMTASPYHQGTNDKASDKALYKMEGELEVKPAHKIELKEPQLNLVQPQGQAELVSEAEEKLTHINASYTLNDYFLPRGFANLYVSGVGTKDSTGFMTNGDYQQIEAYKNVIDWLNGRCRAFTDHTHQRQVKADWSNGKVATTGLSYLGTMSNGLATTGVDGLEVIISEAGISSWYNYYRENGLVTSPGGYPGEDFDSLAELTYSRNLLAGDYIRGNEAHQADLEKVKEQLDRKSGDYTQFWHDRNYLLNAHKVKAEVVFTHGSQDWNVKPLHVYQMFHALPAYINKHLFFHNGAHVYMNNWQSIDFRESMNALLTKKLLGQETDYQLPTVIWQDNTAPQTWLSLDNFGEQEHFETFSLGQEEQVIQNQYPDKDFERYGKTYQTFNTELYQGKVNQITIDLPVTKDIHLNGRAQLNLRIKSSSNKGLLSAQLLEFGQKKYLQPYPAVLSARTIDNGRYHMLENLCELPFSATTQRVVTKGYLNLQNRNDLLLVEDIKADEWMDIQFELQPTIYKLKEGDTLRLVLYTTDFEITIRDNTAYHLTVDLEQSTLILPCQKVEY, translated from the coding sequence ATGCGTTTTAATCAATTCAGCTATTTTGCGCTACCTAGAGATACAATTATCTTTGAATTAAAAAAGTATGGATTTGATTTACCAGTCAACATCACAAATAAAAAAATGCTTGAAGCGTTTCTTATTCGTTTCTTTTTTAATTACAAAGATAGCTCCTATCCCCTATCCAGTTTAGCAGTTGATAAGGAAACTGACTTATTGACATTTTTTCAATCAGATAAAGAGTTGACTGCTGATATTTTCTATACTGTGGCTTTTCAACTTTTAGGTTTTTCTTACTTGGTTGACTTTGAAGACAGTGATGTTTTTCGTAAAGAGACTGGTTTTCCCATTGTATATGGTGACTTGATTGAAAATTTCTATCAGTTACTCAATACTCGCACCAAAAAGGGAAATACTCTTATCGACCAACTTGTCAGTGACGGCCTGATTCCTGAGGATAATGACTATCACTACTTTAACGGCAAGAGTTTGGCTACCTTTTCTAGCCATGATGCCATTCGCGAAGTCGTTTACGTTGAGACTCGTGTCGATACTGACCGAAAAGGGCTTCCAGACTTAGTCAAGGTCAGCATTATTCGTCCTCGTTATGATGGAAAAATCCCTGCTATCATGACAGCCAGCCCCTACCATCAGGGAACCAATGACAAGGCTAGTGATAAGGCTCTCTACAAGATGGAGGGTGAGCTTGAGGTCAAACCTGCTCACAAGATTGAGCTTAAAGAACCTCAACTAAATCTCGTCCAACCTCAAGGTCAAGCTGAGCTTGTGTCAGAAGCTGAGGAAAAGCTAACGCACATCAACGCTAGCTATACTCTCAACGACTACTTCCTTCCACGAGGCTTTGCCAATCTCTATGTGTCAGGTGTTGGAACCAAAGATTCTACAGGTTTCATGACTAATGGAGACTACCAGCAAATCGAAGCTTATAAAAATGTCATCGATTGGCTTAATGGTCGTTGTCGTGCCTTCACCGACCACACGCACCAGCGTCAAGTTAAGGCTGACTGGTCAAACGGAAAAGTAGCCACAACTGGACTTTCCTATCTAGGTACCATGTCCAATGGTCTTGCGACTACAGGTGTAGATGGTTTAGAGGTTATCATTTCCGAGGCTGGTATTTCTTCGTGGTACAACTACTACCGTGAAAACGGTCTGGTAACTAGCCCAGGTGGATATCCAGGGGAGGACTTTGACTCCCTTGCTGAGTTAACCTATTCTCGTAATCTCTTGGCTGGTGACTATATTCGTGGGAACGAAGCTCACCAAGCTGACTTAGAAAAAGTAAAAGAGCAACTGGATCGCAAGTCTGGCGACTACACTCAGTTTTGGCATGACCGTAATTATCTACTCAATGCCCATAAGGTAAAAGCAGAGGTTGTCTTTACCCATGGGTCTCAGGATTGGAATGTCAAACCACTTCATGTTTACCAGATGTTCCATGCCCTTCCTGCTTATATAAATAAGCACCTCTTTTTCCATAATGGTGCACATGTTTACATGAACAACTGGCAGTCCATTGACTTCCGTGAATCCATGAATGCTTTATTGACTAAGAAATTACTGGGACAGGAAACGGATTACCAACTTCCTACTGTTATCTGGCAGGACAATACTGCTCCTCAGACTTGGTTATCTCTTGATAACTTTGGTGAGCAAGAACACTTTGAAACCTTCTCACTTGGGCAAGAAGAGCAAGTTATTCAAAACCAGTATCCAGATAAGGATTTTGAGCGCTATGGCAAGACCTACCAGACCTTCAATACAGAACTTTATCAAGGGAAAGTCAATCAGATTACTATTGACCTTCCTGTAACTAAAGACATTCACTTGAACGGTCGAGCTCAACTCAATCTTCGTATCAAATCCAGCTCAAACAAGGGTTTATTATCAGCCCAACTGCTAGAATTTGGACAAAAGAAATACCTACAACCTTATCCAGCTGTTTTAAGTGCTAGAACCATTGACAACGGTCGCTATCACATGCTGGAAAATCTCTGTGAATTGCCATTTAGTGCAACCACACAACGAGTAGTGACAAAAGGCTACCTTAATTTACAAAATAGAAATGATTTACTGTTAGTAGAGGATATTAAAGCAGATGAATGGATGGATATCCAGTTTGAACTGCAACCAACTATTTACAAGCTAAAAGAAGGAGATACTCTCCGTTTAGTCCTTTATACTACTGACTTTGAAATCACCATACGTGACAACACCGCTTACCACCTGACTGTTGATCTTGAACAGTCTACTCTTATCCTACCTTGTCAAAAGGTAGAATACTAG
- a CDS encoding arginine repressor, whose amino-acid sequence MNKSEHRHQLIRALVTKNKIHTQAELQALLADNDIQVTQATLSRDIKSMNLSKVREEDNSYYVLNTGSISKWEKRLEIYMEDALVLMRPVQHQVLLKTLPGLAQSFGSIIDALSFPDAIASLCGDDVCLVICEDAEAAQKCFEELKKFAPPFFFEE is encoded by the coding sequence ATGAATAAATCTGAACACCGACACCAACTCATACGAGCTCTTGTAACAAAAAACAAGATTCATACTCAAGCTGAGCTACAAGCTCTTCTTGCCGATAATGATATTCAAGTTACACAAGCTACACTTTCAAGAGATATTAAAAGCATGAACCTTTCAAAAGTACGAGAAGAAGACAACTCTTACTACGTGCTCAATACAGGTTCTATCTCAAAATGGGAAAAACGTCTCGAAATTTACATGGAAGATGCTCTTGTCTTGATGCGCCCAGTTCAACACCAAGTCCTACTAAAAACCCTTCCTGGACTTGCTCAATCCTTTGGTTCTATTATTGATGCCTTAAGCTTCCCTGACGCTATTGCTAGCCTCTGTGGGGATGATGTTTGTCTTGTCATCTGTGAAGATGCAGAAGCTGCTCAAAAATGCTTTGAAGAATTGAAAAAATTCGCTCCACCATTTTTCTTTGAAGAATAA